A stretch of the Lytechinus variegatus isolate NC3 chromosome 5, Lvar_3.0, whole genome shotgun sequence genome encodes the following:
- the LOC121415030 gene encoding myogenesis-regulating glycosidase-like — MDSQSGIPSAKRRGMTRFQVDEVQESKKGNGHSLVNFDEVKTSMDDGMTPIDLHNTTDSGVDPAIVDVSQPVKVLKIPREFRLKVFVVILFILIVIGTTCILLFYSEPPLHYKVGRLLFYVESKTVRVSYRGSNYTHSSVGLNLPLVTPSTCATTTDRRLCLEWREYGQLEIDWLELDNMDCYEFTWTAIHHEVMHKDCLSLQNAHWYGGAVVANQRWPIEVDDLPSQPFLSGDGSSPFGPVVERYWLSSNGLGLRVNDSSFISVSMDSERQEMCLESGQYDISIHSNSSKYALLQYTMCLASDLKAIHRNMSNRFTVRTENAPDSNVITYPTWSVATPADKASWNESLLVTTANTLHHLGYTSGVFEIPTSYQAIEGDLAFDTTRFTDVSAIMANITKPGFGFTTAVQVTPYISTQSKNFMDGVSNGYWVNDPRDLVPGLTRWGDNVGAALDVSSNSAVQWFKNKLQSLQASGVDGFTFDYGQASYLPIGFQVENALEIADEYATRYVNIANEVSSPFVRCMYQCQNIPLVAELIRKDPTWDEENGLKTIIPTALTMGLLGYPYFMPELKYLKDGCSHPKDCLPSKELFIRYIELSAFLPAMQIPTIVAEYDEDTRRIIKKWVDFHQDNIAQRVLDLAQEFSQKGDPVIRPLWWSAPADPVALRINSEFLVGDDLLVAPILDEGTTKRHVYLPAGTWLDESNQQLLGERWLSDVSVLLEDVAYFRRVL; from the exons ATGGATTCACAATCAGGAATTCCAAGTGCTAAAAGACGTG GAATGACCAGATTTCAAGTAGATGAAGTCCAAGAGAGTAAGAAAGGCAATGGCCATTCATTGGTGAATTTTGATGAGGTCAAGACTTCAATGGATGATGGTATGACACCTATAGATCTTCATAACACAACAGACTCTGGTGTAGACCCAGCTATAGTGGATGTTAGCCAACCTGTTAAAGTTTTGAAGATACCAAGAGAATTCCGGCTCAAGGTGTTTGTTGTAATACTTTTTATATTGATTGTCATTGGTACTACCTGTATTCTCCTTTTCTATTCGGAACCACCACTGCATTATAAAGTTGGGAGATTATTGTTCTATGTGGAAAGTAAAACTGTACGTGTGAGCTACAGAGGAAGTAACTACACTCACAGCTCTGTTGGGTTAAACTTACCTCTTGTTACTCCTTCAACCTGTGCTACGACCACAGACAGGAGACTTTgtttagaatggagagagtacGGCCAGCTGGAGATTGATTGGTTAGAATTAGACAACATGGACTGCTATGAATTTACATGGACAGCTATTCATCATGAAGTTATGCATAAAGATTGCTTATCCCTCCAGAATGCACATTGGTATGGTGGTGCAGTCGTGGCCAACCAACGATGGCCAATCGAGGTTGATGATTTGCCTTCTCAGCCTTTCTTATCCGGAGACGGTTCGTCACCTTTTGGGCCAGTCGTCGAGCGCTACTGGCTTTCATCCAACGGATTAGGTTTAAGGGTCAATGATTCATCATTTATCTCTGTGAGCATGGATAGTGAGAGGCAAGAGATGTGTCTGGAGTCTGGTCAGTATGACATCTCCATCCATTCCAATTCTAGCAAGTATGCTCTCCTGCAATACACCATGTGTCTTGCGTCAGATCTGAAGGCCATTCACAGGAACATGAGCAATAGGTTTACTGTAAGAACAGAGAATGCTCCAGATAGTAATGTCATTACATACCCAACATGGTCCGTAGCTACACCAGCAGATAAAGCTTCATGGAATGAATCACTGTTGGTAACCACTGCAAATACTCTTCACCACCTTGGATATACCTCGGGCGTATTTGAAATCCCAACATCATATCAAGCAATTGAAGGAGATCTTGCATTTGATACTACTCGCTTTACAGATGTCTCTGCAATCATGGCAAATATTACAAAACCTGGATTTGGATTCACAACAGCTGTCCAGGTTACGCCATACATCAGCACGCAGTCAAAAAACTTCATGGATGGTGTAAGTAATGGGTATTGGGTAAACGATCCTAGGGATCTAGTTCCCGGGCTTACTAGATGGGGCGACAATGTAGGAGCTGCCCTTGATGTGTCCAGCAATAGTGCCGTCCAATGGTTTAAGAACAAACTTCAGTCCCTTCAAGCAAGCGGTGTTGATGGTTTCACCTTTGATTATGGTCAAGCAAGTTATTTACCCATTGGCTTCCAAGTAGAGAATGCCCTTGAGATTGCAGATGAGTATGCCACCAGGTATGTCAATATTGCCAATGAGGTGTCATCACCATTTGTTAGGTGTATGTATCAGTGTCAAAACATTCCATTAGTTGCAGAATTGATTAGAAAAGACCCTACTTGGGATGAAGAAAATGGCTTAAAAACCATCATTCCAACAGCTCTTACAATGGGTCTCCTAGGCTACCCATATTTCATGCCagaattaaaatatttgaagGATGGTTGTAGCCACCCTAAAGACTGTCTCCCATCAAAAGAACTCTTCATAAGGTACATAGAGCTCTCTGCTTTTCTCCCTGCTATGCAAATACCTACCATCGTAGCAGAATATGATGAAGACACCAGgagaatcattaaaaaatggGTAGATTTTCATCAGGATAACATCGCTCAACGGGTCTTGGACCTTGCTCAAGAATTCTCCCAGAAAGGGGATCCTGTTATAAGACCCCTATGGTGGTCAGCTCCTGCCGATCCGGTCGCTTTAAGAATCAACTCAGAGTTCTTGGTTGGTGATGATCTTCTTGTTGCACCCATCTTAGATGAAGGCACTACCAAGAGACATGTTTATCTTCCTGCTGGAACTTGGCTAGACGAGTCCAATCAACAATTATTAGGGGAACGGTGGTTGAGTGATGTCAGTGTTTTATTAGAGGATGTTGCCTATTTCAGGAGAGTGTTGTGA